One part of the Desulfatiglans sp. genome encodes these proteins:
- a CDS encoding NAD(P)/FAD-dependent oxidoreductase, translating into MCAATAGKRNRKVLVLDKGKRPGRKIIVSGGGKCNFTNLYVEAGCYVSANPHFCKSALKRYTQHDFIGLIKQYNIPFEEREEGQLFCMNSSEDILKMLLAECEGAGVKIITSCEVKSVKAENNEAGPTRFTIITDKGEFKAASLVVATGGLSIPNLGATGLGYEIARQFGISVLPTRAGLVPFRVTGKYSGMFERLSGITIDATLSTSKKTFRGNVLFTHRGISGPATLQLSNYWNSGETITINLLPDMDIYAWFREEKLNHPKALLRNLLSQHLPKNLVHELQGLFWHGLAEKHITDIPDKELKRVADTLTCWEIKPSDTEGFRTAEVTIGGVDTNELSSKTMETKKQPGLYFIGEVVDVTGHLGGFNLQWAWSSGHAAGEAV; encoded by the coding sequence ATGTGTGCCGCCACAGCAGGGAAACGTAACCGCAAAGTGCTTGTGCTGGACAAGGGCAAAAGACCTGGCAGAAAGATCATTGTTTCAGGTGGCGGCAAATGCAATTTTACCAATCTTTATGTGGAGGCTGGGTGCTATGTCTCAGCGAATCCCCATTTCTGCAAATCTGCCTTAAAAAGATATACGCAGCATGATTTTATCGGCCTTATAAAACAATATAATATCCCCTTTGAAGAGCGCGAAGAGGGGCAGTTATTCTGTATGAACTCCTCTGAGGATATATTAAAGATGCTCCTTGCAGAATGTGAAGGCGCAGGAGTAAAGATCATAACAAGTTGTGAGGTAAAATCTGTTAAGGCAGAGAATAATGAAGCGGGCCCGACAAGATTTACCATCATAACAGACAAGGGAGAGTTTAAGGCGGCCTCTCTTGTGGTTGCGACCGGTGGCCTCTCTATACCTAATCTAGGTGCAACAGGGCTTGGTTATGAAATAGCGCGGCAGTTCGGTATCTCTGTTTTACCAACAAGGGCTGGTCTTGTGCCCTTCAGGGTTACTGGTAAATACAGTGGCATGTTTGAGCGGCTTTCAGGTATCACCATTGATGCAACCTTAAGCACAAGTAAAAAAACCTTCAGGGGAAATGTGCTTTTTACCCACAGGGGTATAAGCGGGCCCGCGACATTGCAGCTATCTAACTACTGGAATTCGGGAGAAACCATTACCATAAACCTGCTACCTGATATGGATATCTATGCCTGGTTCAGGGAAGAGAAGCTTAACCACCCAAAGGCCCTTCTGCGTAATCTCTTGTCACAACATTTACCAAAGAATCTTGTTCATGAGCTGCAGGGGCTATTCTGGCATGGGCTTGCTGAAAAACATATTACTGATATACCAGATAAAGAACTGAAGCGTGTTGCGGATACACTTACCTGCTGGGAGATAAAACCTTCAGACACAGAGGGTTTTCGCACAGCTGAGGTGACCATTGGCGGAGTGGATACAAATGAACTATCCTCAAAAACCATGGAGACCAAAAAGCAGCCAGGGCTCTATTTTATCGGAGAGGTGGTGGATGTAACAGGGCACCTTGGGGGCTTTAACCTCCAGTGGGCATGGTCATCAGGTCATGCAGCAGGAGAGGCGGTGTAG
- a CDS encoding NUDIX domain-containing protein, which yields MSNERFKLIPEAHLLLFMENKTLLLLRKNTGYEDGKYSVVAGHFEGNETAREAMVREAFEEAGIKIYPKDLVLAHITHRKHLDERVSFFFTTATWEGAITNMEPKKCADLRWFPIDSMPDNMVPYVRDAIEQSLKGNIYSEFGWKEK from the coding sequence ATGTCTAATGAAAGATTCAAACTAATACCCGAAGCGCACCTGCTTTTATTCATGGAAAACAAAACACTGCTTCTACTGAGAAAGAATACTGGGTATGAGGATGGAAAATACAGTGTTGTTGCAGGCCATTTTGAGGGGAATGAAACAGCACGTGAGGCAATGGTAAGGGAGGCATTTGAAGAGGCAGGGATAAAAATCTATCCTAAAGACCTTGTACTCGCCCACATCACCCACAGGAAGCATCTGGATGAGAGGGTATCATTCTTTTTCACAACAGCTACGTGGGAAGGGGCAATAACAAACATGGAGCCGAAAAAATGTGCAGACCTTCGCTGGTTCCCCATAGATTCCATGCCAGATAACATGGTTCCCTATGTGCGTGATGCGATTGAGCAGAGTTTAAAAGGAAATATCTATTCCGAATTCGGATGGAAAGAGAAATAA
- a CDS encoding HAD-IA family hydrolase, with product MYTVIFDLDGTLSDSAEGIIRSINYALPKLGYDEQKREDLLQYIGPPLNITFERLTGIKDKEFLLKAVNIFRERYFTTGFKENVLYDGIRDVLKLLVNQGNILCIATSKRKDIAENVLRHFEIFEYFTQVHGSDIYRKKADLLMDMLNDPLLNNRPMIMIGDRDTDFIAAKEAGMPSIAVRWGYGNDDEFRLATAVVERPSDLPEAIMQNAQMVKIMQSTRER from the coding sequence ATGTACACTGTTATATTTGATCTGGATGGGACTTTAAGTGATTCTGCAGAAGGGATCATAAGGTCGATAAATTATGCCCTGCCAAAACTTGGTTATGATGAACAAAAAAGAGAAGACCTGCTTCAATATATTGGCCCGCCACTCAATATCACCTTTGAGCGACTCACAGGTATAAAGGATAAAGAGTTCCTGTTAAAGGCGGTGAATATCTTCAGGGAAAGATATTTTACAACAGGCTTTAAAGAAAATGTGCTTTATGATGGGATAAGGGATGTGCTGAAACTGCTTGTTAACCAGGGTAATATCCTCTGCATCGCAACCTCAAAAAGAAAGGACATTGCCGAAAATGTCCTCCGGCATTTTGAAATTTTTGAATACTTTACACAGGTGCATGGCAGCGATATTTACAGAAAAAAGGCTGACCTGCTCATGGATATGCTTAATGACCCTCTCCTTAACAACAGGCCCATGATCATGATTGGTGATCGTGATACCGATTTTATTGCAGCAAAGGAGGCAGGTATGCCTTCCATAGCTGTGCGGTGGGGTTATGGAAATGATGATGAGTTCAGGCTTGCAACCGCTGTTGTAGAAAGACCTTCAGACCTGCCTGAAGCTATTATGCAAAATGCACAAATGGTAAAAATAATGCAATCCACCCGGGAGAGATAA
- a CDS encoding glycosyl hydrolase 43 family protein has translation MKLCSLLFIIICMANFSVSAQWVPDMENGNYKNPIIFADYSDPDVIRVDDDFYMVSSSFNCMPGIPVLHSQDLVNWRIINHVYDALPLEKYNKPVHGQGSWAPSIRYHKGLFYVYFCTPHDGLFMATAKDPAGKWDLQFVEEVELWEDPCPFWDDDGNAYLVRSKLRADILYLHRMSPDGKRIMDNGRVIYHDVAKQPVIEGPKLYKKDGFYYIFAPAGGVQTGWQTVLRAKNIYGPYEERIVLHQGSTEINGPHQGGLVELKSGEWRFIHFQDRGAYGRVVHMQPVEWIDGWPVIGKDINEDGIGEPVNEDKKPDVGKVYPVVTPQTTDEFDDKRVGLQWQWHANPKDAWYSLLESPGSIRLYSVKNYTQNGNLWFVPNLLLQKFSAPSFTATTRITFTPDMVNEKSGLVIMGKEWAFIAFTKTAEGLEIGMYKGAYFQGEDKTERIESHPVEQGTCFFRVRVDKKGVCTFLYSLDGDKFKKLGTPFAATPGVWIGAKVGLFSINPNIEESKGYADFDWFRVE, from the coding sequence ATGAAACTTTGCAGCTTGTTATTTATCATTATTTGTATGGCCAATTTCAGCGTATCAGCACAATGGGTACCTGATATGGAAAATGGCAATTATAAAAATCCTATTATTTTTGCAGACTATTCAGACCCTGATGTTATCAGGGTAGATGATGACTTTTACATGGTTTCATCCAGCTTCAACTGCATGCCGGGGATACCTGTGCTTCATTCCCAAGACCTTGTGAACTGGCGGATCATAAACCATGTTTATGATGCGCTCCCTCTTGAAAAGTATAATAAACCGGTCCACGGCCAGGGTTCATGGGCTCCATCTATCCGCTATCATAAAGGCCTGTTCTATGTCTATTTCTGCACACCCCATGACGGGCTCTTTATGGCAACAGCAAAAGACCCTGCCGGTAAATGGGATTTACAGTTTGTTGAAGAGGTGGAGCTGTGGGAAGACCCATGCCCATTCTGGGATGATGATGGCAATGCATACCTTGTGAGGAGCAAGCTCAGGGCAGATATCCTGTATCTGCACCGCATGAGCCCTGATGGTAAAAGGATCATGGATAATGGGAGGGTCATCTACCATGATGTTGCAAAACAGCCTGTTATTGAGGGGCCAAAGCTCTATAAAAAGGATGGCTTTTATTACATATTCGCCCCTGCGGGTGGTGTGCAGACCGGATGGCAGACTGTCTTGAGGGCAAAAAATATCTACGGCCCATATGAAGAGAGGATAGTTCTGCACCAGGGGAGTACGGAGATAAACGGCCCGCACCAGGGCGGACTTGTTGAGCTTAAATCCGGAGAGTGGCGGTTTATACACTTTCAGGACAGGGGCGCATATGGCCGTGTTGTTCATATGCAGCCTGTAGAATGGATAGATGGCTGGCCTGTTATTGGTAAAGATATTAATGAAGATGGCATTGGCGAGCCTGTGAATGAGGATAAAAAACCGGATGTCGGTAAGGTATACCCGGTCGTCACACCTCAGACAACCGATGAGTTTGATGATAAAAGGGTGGGGCTCCAGTGGCAGTGGCACGCAAACCCGAAAGATGCATGGTATTCCCTTTTAGAATCACCGGGAAGCATACGCCTGTACTCTGTAAAAAATTATACTCAGAATGGGAACCTGTGGTTTGTGCCCAATCTATTACTTCAGAAATTTTCTGCCCCGTCTTTTACAGCAACTACCAGAATCACCTTTACCCCTGACATGGTAAATGAGAAGAGCGGGCTTGTAATAATGGGCAAAGAGTGGGCATTTATTGCCTTCACAAAGACCGCTGAGGGTCTGGAGATAGGGATGTATAAGGGCGCCTATTTTCAGGGGGAGGATAAGACTGAAAGGATTGAATCGCACCCTGTTGAGCAGGGCACATGCTTTTTCAGGGTGCGCGTGGATAAAAAGGGTGTATGTACCTTCTTATACAGCCTTGATGGAGATAAATTTAAAAAATTAGGAACCCCATTTGCTGCAACTCCTGGCGTGTGGATCGGTGCAAAGGTGGGGCTGTTCAGCATCAACCCGAATATAGAAGAAAGTAAAGGGTACGCGGATTTTGACTGGTTCAGGGTTGAATAG
- a CDS encoding type II toxin-antitoxin system HipA family toxin codes for MQLTANIYIWGEHAGAVAWNEETRISTFEYSKDIISRQWDLAPVKMPLNLSNRIFSFPELWNLDAFRGLPGLLSDTLPDRYGNRLINGWLARQGRPENSYNPVELLCFIGTRSIGALEFEPVLFQSNKRAFNIEMDSLIEVTQKMLNIREGFKAELSQSDDEAMREILRIGTSAGGARPKAIIAYNEKTGEVKSGQTTAPAGFSHWLIKLDGVSDDQFGKTTGFGRVEMAYYNMAIASGIDMMESRLHEESGRAHFMTRRFDREGNDVKHHVQTLCAMQHYDYNDTLSYSYEQLFQTMRILRLPYPQAEQLYRRMVFNVIARNCDDHTKNFSFLLKRDQEWELSPAYDVCHAYRPGSEWVSQHALSINGKRTGIKRDDLLSVAQSMNIKKADSIIKEIDMTVSKWPEYAEEVHVNPELRDKLNDTLISYM; via the coding sequence ATGCAATTAACCGCAAACATATACATATGGGGTGAACATGCAGGCGCAGTAGCCTGGAATGAAGAGACCCGGATTTCAACCTTTGAGTATTCCAAAGATATTATCTCCCGGCAATGGGATCTGGCACCCGTTAAAATGCCTTTGAATCTGTCCAATAGAATTTTTTCATTTCCGGAGTTGTGGAATCTCGATGCGTTCAGGGGATTACCCGGACTGCTTTCTGATACCTTGCCCGACAGGTATGGTAATCGATTAATTAATGGATGGCTTGCCCGGCAGGGAAGGCCTGAAAACAGCTATAATCCTGTTGAGCTTCTATGTTTTATCGGGACACGCAGCATAGGGGCGCTTGAGTTTGAACCTGTTTTATTTCAATCAAATAAAAGGGCATTTAATATTGAGATGGACAGCCTCATAGAGGTTACTCAAAAAATGCTGAATATAAGAGAGGGGTTTAAGGCTGAGCTGTCACAAAGTGATGATGAAGCCATGAGAGAAATACTGCGGATCGGCACCTCTGCTGGCGGGGCAAGACCCAAGGCAATTATTGCATACAATGAAAAAACAGGAGAGGTAAAATCAGGGCAAACCACAGCCCCTGCTGGCTTTTCACACTGGTTGATTAAACTGGATGGGGTGAGTGATGATCAATTCGGTAAAACTACAGGTTTTGGCCGGGTAGAAATGGCATATTACAATATGGCTATAGCCAGTGGAATCGATATGATGGAAAGCAGGTTGCATGAGGAGAGTGGGCGGGCACATTTCATGACAAGAAGGTTCGATCGCGAAGGAAATGATGTAAAGCATCATGTTCAAACCCTGTGTGCCATGCAGCACTATGATTATAATGATACCTTAAGTTATAGCTACGAACAGCTTTTTCAAACCATGCGTATATTAAGGCTGCCATATCCACAGGCAGAGCAGCTTTATAGAAGAATGGTATTCAATGTAATAGCCAGAAACTGTGATGATCACACAAAGAATTTTTCATTTCTCCTCAAAAGAGATCAGGAATGGGAGCTTTCTCCTGCTTACGATGTTTGTCATGCTTATCGACCGGGGAGCGAATGGGTGAGTCAGCATGCCCTGAGTATAAATGGAAAAAGAACAGGCATAAAAAGGGATGACCTTTTAAGCGTTGCCCAGTCAATGAATATCAAAAAGGCTGACAGCATCATTAAGGAAATTGACATGACAGTGTCAAAGTGGCCTGAATATGCTGAAGAGGTGCATGTGAATCCTGAGTTAAGAGATAAACTAAATGATACTTTGATTTCTTATATGTAG
- a CDS encoding helix-turn-helix transcriptional regulator: protein MMAKIDTDWVAMSDRAIISAIGNYIKERRLSINKTQAQIAEKAGINRSTLVKIESGESITLISLIQILRALDSLHILQTFKIEKIISPIELAKIEGRKRQRAREKKKDKGFEESW from the coding sequence ATGATGGCAAAAATAGACACAGACTGGGTTGCAATGAGTGACCGGGCAATAATCTCTGCTATTGGCAACTATATAAAAGAGAGGCGGTTATCCATAAATAAAACCCAGGCGCAGATTGCTGAAAAGGCAGGCATAAACAGGTCCACACTTGTTAAGATAGAAAGTGGTGAGTCCATTACACTTATATCCCTGATTCAAATTTTAAGGGCACTGGATTCATTGCATATCTTACAGACATTTAAGATAGAAAAAATAATAAGCCCGATAGAGCTCGCAAAAATAGAAGGCAGAAAACGGCAGAGGGCAAGGGAGAAAAAGAAAGATAAAGGCTTTGAAGAGAGCTGGTAA
- a CDS encoding OmpA family protein, with product MKKIKLFLFFFVFCLSLNIFAEEKSKLDPVIVNFEPGTFEVADKEMEAMLNKLDKSKRYKIEGCACKDDKEVSDEGRIGVAARRAEAIAKILVDHGFDSENITTVVYDEGMECKAEIIEN from the coding sequence ATGAAAAAAATAAAACTATTTCTATTCTTTTTTGTGTTCTGCCTTTCATTAAATATTTTTGCAGAAGAAAAAAGTAAGCTTGACCCGGTAATTGTTAATTTTGAACCGGGGACATTTGAAGTAGCGGATAAAGAAATGGAAGCCATGCTCAACAAATTAGACAAATCTAAAAGATATAAAATTGAAGGCTGTGCCTGTAAGGATGATAAAGAAGTCTCTGATGAAGGTCGGATAGGAGTTGCGGCAAGAAGGGCAGAAGCAATAGCTAAAATATTAGTAGATCATGGCTTTGATAGTGAAAACATAACCACAGTTGTATACGATGAGGGTATGGAATGTAAAGCCGAAATTATCGAGAACTAA
- a CDS encoding IS110 family transposase: protein MNKNQVIQKDNNTREVNLYMAMELSDKKWKLAFSDGSKERLRTIDAGEMIVLWKEIADTKEKFKLDEEVKVISCYEAGRDGFWIHRCLLSNGIDNNVIDPASVEVDRRRRRKKTDRLDAKKLLMALMRHMWGDKQACSMVRVPSVEDEDDRQLHRELESLKKERTRHSNRIRSLLISHGVRIENPGRRDFIKYLDSVRLWDGSEISKNLKDRLKREHDRYSQVEDQIKELEGIRKILIRDKESESMSRVRQMLKLKGIGIESSWILEKEFFGWRKFKNRKEVGSLSGLSPTPYSSGNSNKEQGINKAGNRRVRAIIVEISWIWIRFQKESKLTKWFNERFASGGKRMRRIGIVAVARKLLIDIWRYIEHGVIPEGAVVA, encoded by the coding sequence ATGAACAAGAACCAAGTGATCCAGAAGGATAATAACACAAGAGAAGTTAATTTGTACATGGCAATGGAGCTGTCGGATAAAAAATGGAAGCTGGCCTTCAGCGACGGGAGTAAAGAGCGATTACGGACTATAGATGCTGGGGAAATGATAGTGTTATGGAAAGAGATAGCAGATACGAAGGAGAAATTTAAATTAGATGAAGAGGTAAAAGTAATCAGTTGCTATGAAGCTGGAAGGGATGGATTTTGGATACACCGGTGTCTTTTAAGTAACGGAATAGATAATAATGTTATTGATCCAGCGAGTGTGGAAGTGGATCGCAGGAGGAGGCGAAAAAAGACAGACCGCCTGGATGCGAAGAAGCTCTTAATGGCATTAATGAGGCATATGTGGGGAGATAAACAGGCTTGCAGTATGGTAAGGGTCCCCTCTGTAGAGGATGAAGATGATAGGCAATTACACCGGGAACTGGAGAGTTTAAAGAAGGAACGAACAAGACATAGTAACAGGATTAGATCATTATTGATATCCCATGGAGTAAGGATAGAGAATCCTGGGAGAAGAGATTTTATAAAATACCTGGATAGCGTTAGGCTATGGGATGGAAGTGAAATAAGTAAGAACTTGAAAGATCGTTTAAAAAGGGAACATGATCGTTACAGTCAGGTAGAGGATCAGATCAAAGAACTGGAAGGCATCCGTAAGATTCTTATACGTGATAAGGAATCGGAATCCATGTCACGTGTAAGGCAAATGCTGAAATTGAAGGGTATAGGGATTGAGAGCTCCTGGATTTTGGAGAAGGAATTTTTTGGCTGGCGTAAATTCAAAAACAGGAAAGAAGTTGGCAGCTTATCAGGCTTGAGCCCGACACCTTATTCCAGTGGAAATAGTAATAAGGAACAGGGGATCAATAAGGCTGGAAACCGGCGAGTCAGAGCCATAATTGTTGAGATATCATGGATATGGATAAGATTCCAAAAGGAAAGCAAACTGACAAAATGGTTTAATGAAAGATTTGCAAGTGGAGGCAAGCGGATGAGGCGAATTGGGATAGTGGCAGTAGCGAGGAAGCTTCTAATTGATATATGGAGATATATAGAGCATGGAGTAATCCCTGAGGGAGCTGTTGTAGCTTAA
- a CDS encoding TonB family protein, with protein sequence MKKNSSIVLILFASLMYTLSYASDDSNSEEKAFKLSEVDTPPRVTKAIPPIYPKKKTIDGLILTEGRVILKFIVTKDGRVSNPEIIEAVPEGIFEASAIGAVKNYRFTPATKNGEPVDCIAKLPIMFVLPGVNTPYDVYQAAQKGLKFLKVGEYDNAVKAFDEAIKISKKYGPGYSGRGMAYMYLKEYEKAIVDFDMAIKKSGKTALNYKLRGEVFNALKDYNTAIKDFDRAIKIEPEMLEAYFERGNAFRNLEKYIEAIADYTKVIELDKNYLQAYNNRAVAYNKLNDSENMCLDLKKACNLGDCRGLELAQKAGKCSADVAGN encoded by the coding sequence ATGAAAAAAAACTCATCGATTGTGCTGATTCTTTTTGCATCTCTTATGTATACTTTATCCTATGCATCTGATGATTCGAATTCTGAAGAAAAGGCTTTTAAGCTTAGTGAGGTAGATACACCTCCCAGGGTTACTAAAGCAATCCCGCCAATTTATCCTAAAAAAAAGACGATTGACGGGCTGATATTAACAGAAGGACGTGTTATTTTAAAATTTATTGTTACAAAAGATGGACGGGTAAGCAACCCGGAGATAATTGAGGCTGTGCCCGAAGGTATTTTTGAGGCTTCAGCTATAGGGGCTGTTAAAAATTATAGATTTACGCCTGCTACCAAAAATGGGGAACCTGTCGACTGTATTGCTAAATTGCCTATTATGTTTGTCTTGCCAGGTGTTAACACACCATACGATGTTTATCAAGCAGCCCAAAAGGGTTTGAAATTTCTTAAGGTCGGAGAATATGACAATGCTGTTAAGGCATTCGATGAAGCAATAAAAATCAGTAAAAAATACGGCCCCGGATATTCCGGAAGGGGTATGGCATATATGTATTTGAAGGAATATGAAAAGGCAATTGTGGACTTTGATATGGCTATAAAAAAATCTGGAAAAACTGCACTTAACTACAAACTGAGAGGTGAGGTCTTCAATGCTCTGAAGGATTATAATACAGCTATAAAAGATTTCGATCGTGCAATTAAAATAGAGCCTGAAATGCTGGAGGCATATTTTGAAAGGGGCAATGCCTTCAGGAACTTGGAAAAATACATTGAAGCAATCGCAGACTATACAAAGGTCATTGAGCTGGATAAGAACTATTTGCAGGCCTATAACAACAGGGCAGTTGCTTATAATAAACTGAATGACTCAGAAAACATGTGCCTTGATCTTAAAAAGGCCTGTAATCTGGGCGACTGCCGGGGATTGGAACTAGCCCAAAAAGCCGGTAAATGCAGTGCTGATGTGGCTGGAAATTAA
- a CDS encoding tetratricopeptide repeat protein: MKSHKYLKALFCICLVLGISTPLKASDISGTSVNISKQEKAQNAPGSYDHLSGTWKGKVPLGDIYLELQVKGSSVSGTVRAVGGIKDGKIEGNKITFYTIRQENSSIIEIPFEGVIKKDKIHFSFISVNNGRPVKFTAKKMKSDLEEEQAVQESEGPNKHIAGKWTANYLNGVMSMDFKVKGNKLTGTVSPMESTQNKIRGGKIKDNKIYFYCPPNTLIRQRTEWEGTIVGDKIQFTARVPANTFKFTAKKVVPAKKDQVNDEIHLPPTVKPSGTWIMEANGQQITLSLKAIGMSLTGLVRMPPLNSNIMIPPDARISGDTVSFSLTKKIGPNLFRIPWVGKVVGNEIHFEGGPFNQFEDVIAKKIKDTGGDDIDMLSIKLAMSEEIKNSNINDRYKKQKEDHLALADYGKAMELNPHIHSSYFHRAELYKQQKEYDLALADINKAIELNPSSMYYHRRGSVYYMKKQYDFAIKEHLKAIRLDNNYAAAYNSLAWLLATCIDKKYRDGKKSVEYAKKAIELAKKPDDLDPESQMFDTLAAAYAEAGDFDMALKSQEKAIQLLKEEGKSYNLEEYEKRFESYKRDIPWTDIY, from the coding sequence ATGAAATCACATAAATATCTGAAAGCATTATTCTGCATTTGTCTTGTTCTTGGCATATCAACACCTTTAAAAGCATCCGATATCTCCGGCACATCTGTAAATATATCAAAACAGGAAAAGGCTCAGAATGCCCCCGGTTCCTATGACCATTTGTCAGGAACATGGAAAGGTAAAGTACCGCTTGGTGATATTTATCTTGAACTCCAAGTTAAAGGATCATCAGTAAGTGGAACAGTGAGGGCCGTGGGCGGAATCAAAGATGGAAAGATTGAAGGTAACAAAATAACCTTTTATACAATACGTCAAGAGAATTCCAGTATAATTGAAATACCCTTTGAAGGGGTAATCAAAAAAGATAAAATCCATTTTAGCTTTATATCAGTGAATAATGGCAGACCTGTTAAATTCACAGCCAAAAAAATGAAATCAGACCTGGAAGAAGAACAAGCAGTGCAGGAGTCTGAAGGCCCCAACAAACATATAGCCGGGAAATGGACTGCAAATTACCTGAATGGTGTGATGTCAATGGATTTCAAGGTTAAAGGGAACAAACTTACAGGAACTGTCAGCCCCATGGAATCTACTCAAAATAAAATACGGGGTGGTAAAATTAAAGATAATAAAATCTATTTTTATTGCCCTCCTAATACGCTAATCAGACAAAGGACTGAATGGGAGGGGACCATTGTCGGCGATAAAATACAATTTACAGCCAGGGTTCCAGCTAACACTTTTAAATTTACAGCGAAAAAAGTTGTGCCTGCTAAAAAGGACCAGGTAAACGATGAAATTCATTTGCCTCCAACAGTAAAACCTTCAGGAACATGGATTATGGAGGCAAATGGCCAGCAGATCACCTTGTCTTTAAAAGCTATTGGAATGTCTCTTACCGGGCTGGTTAGAATGCCTCCTCTAAACTCAAACATAATGATTCCCCCTGACGCAAGGATCAGCGGCGACACAGTCTCATTTTCCCTAACAAAAAAAATTGGCCCCAATCTTTTTAGAATTCCATGGGTAGGCAAGGTAGTAGGTAACGAGATCCATTTTGAGGGTGGGCCATTTAACCAGTTTGAAGATGTAATAGCAAAAAAGATAAAGGATACTGGCGGAGATGATATAGACATGTTATCAATAAAACTGGCCATGAGTGAAGAGATCAAAAACAGCAATATAAATGACAGATATAAAAAACAAAAGGAAGACCATCTTGCCCTTGCTGACTATGGGAAGGCAATGGAACTAAATCCCCACATTCATTCCAGCTATTTTCATAGAGCAGAGTTATACAAACAACAAAAGGAATATGATCTTGCCCTTGCTGATATAAATAAGGCGATAGAGTTAAATCCTTCTTCAATGTATTACCATAGAAGAGGGTCTGTTTATTATATGAAAAAACAGTATGATTTCGCTATTAAAGAGCATCTAAAAGCCATAAGGCTGGATAACAACTATGCAGCAGCATATAACAGTCTGGCCTGGCTGCTTGCTACATGCATCGATAAGAAATATCGCGACGGTAAAAAGTCTGTAGAGTATGCAAAAAAAGCAATAGAGCTCGCAAAAAAGCCAGATGATCTTGATCCTGAATCGCAAATGTTTGATACGCTGGCTGCAGCCTATGCTGAGGCCGGAGATTTTGATATGGCGTTAAAAAGTCAGGAAAAGGCTATTCAGTTATTAAAAGAAGAAGGTAAGTCGTATAATCTGGAGGAGTATGAAAAACGGTTTGAATCATACAAAAGAGATATTCCGTGGACGGATATTTATTAA